A single region of the Jatrophihabitans sp. GAS493 genome encodes:
- a CDS encoding HNH endonuclease signature motif containing protein: MDALLNAELATLPSEDLLDVVRSVEAQRRRLVAVDHLLITELATRGVASELNFGSVPALLAHVLRLDAGEARARVRAAEDLGPRVGLAGERLDPLFAEVTALQRDGHIGASHAKVIRETVEAVPSHLPVTDHEAAYTALLSAAVQLPPRQLTQLGTRILAHLNPDGVPPRDEEVQRRRGIELIRHRHGGATISGFLTPACLAMVDAVLDSLSAPAATVDGAPDDRSAPQRRHDALQDACTRLVADGGLPSAGGVPVTVLVTMTDEQLATRRGYATTGRGDLISVVEALELADQSEIVATTLSRSGGVLDVGRTKRCATPTMRLALFARDRGCSFPGCSMPALWTEAHHVRPWQDGGITAVGHMCLLCGFHHRSFQKMGWEVVMEDGVPWWRPPTWVDPERRAIRNTRHHTDQHDPIIRGRSKGRGEPPPTGPPV; encoded by the coding sequence GTGGATGCCTTGCTCAACGCTGAGCTAGCCACGCTTCCGTCGGAGGACTTGTTGGATGTCGTTCGATCCGTGGAGGCGCAGCGGCGGCGACTGGTCGCGGTCGATCACCTGCTCATCACCGAGCTGGCGACGCGCGGGGTCGCTTCGGAGTTGAACTTCGGTTCGGTGCCAGCCCTGCTCGCTCATGTCCTGCGCCTCGACGCCGGCGAGGCAAGAGCGCGTGTCCGGGCCGCAGAGGACCTCGGCCCGCGCGTCGGGCTGGCCGGCGAGAGGCTGGACCCGCTATTCGCTGAAGTGACCGCGCTACAGCGTGATGGCCACATCGGCGCCAGCCACGCGAAGGTGATCCGCGAGACAGTAGAGGCCGTCCCCAGTCACCTTCCGGTCACTGACCACGAGGCTGCCTACACAGCGCTGCTATCGGCCGCCGTACAACTGCCGCCACGTCAACTGACACAGCTGGGGACCCGAATTCTGGCTCATCTGAATCCCGATGGAGTTCCGCCGCGAGACGAAGAGGTGCAACGCAGACGCGGCATCGAGCTGATCCGGCACCGCCACGGGGGCGCCACGATTAGCGGATTCCTCACGCCCGCCTGCTTGGCGATGGTTGACGCCGTTCTGGACAGCCTTTCCGCCCCAGCGGCCACCGTCGATGGCGCACCTGACGACCGGAGCGCGCCACAGCGCCGACACGACGCGCTCCAAGACGCGTGCACTCGTTTAGTGGCCGATGGCGGACTCCCCTCAGCCGGCGGGGTCCCGGTCACCGTGCTGGTGACAATGACCGACGAACAACTCGCCACGCGTCGGGGCTATGCCACCACTGGGCGGGGCGATCTGATCTCGGTTGTCGAGGCGTTGGAGTTGGCGGATCAATCCGAGATCGTCGCCACCACGCTGAGCCGATCCGGCGGTGTACTGGACGTGGGGCGAACGAAACGCTGCGCAACCCCGACGATGCGACTGGCTCTATTCGCCCGCGATCGCGGTTGTTCCTTTCCTGGCTGCTCGATGCCCGCATTGTGGACGGAGGCCCATCACGTACGCCCCTGGCAGGATGGTGGGATCACCGCGGTCGGCCACATGTGCCTGCTCTGCGGCTTCCATCACCGCTCCTTCCAGAAGATGGGTTGGGAGGTGGTCATGGAGGACGGGGTTCCGTGGTGGCGGCCGCCAACGTGGGTCGACCCAGAACGCCGCGCGATCCGCAACACCCGTCACCACACCGACCAGCACGATCCGATCATCCGCGGCAGATCCAAAGGACGAGGGGAACCACCACCCACCGGCCCACCGGTATAA
- a CDS encoding MauE/DoxX family redox-associated membrane protein gives MSGYLRPELSPSRSRSALGLAGLLVGAAITHFAAPKFYDQMVPTQLPGAPRQWTYGSGVIELGVGALVAAPRSRRLGALAAAALFVAVFPANVKMAADAHRRDRPAPAKAALVARLPLQAPLVVWALRVARRS, from the coding sequence ATGTCCGGGTACCTCAGGCCGGAGCTATCGCCTTCTCGGTCGCGCTCGGCCTTGGGCTTGGCCGGACTGCTGGTCGGTGCCGCAATCACCCACTTCGCGGCTCCGAAGTTCTACGACCAGATGGTTCCGACTCAACTTCCCGGAGCCCCCCGGCAGTGGACCTACGGATCCGGCGTGATCGAACTGGGGGTCGGCGCACTGGTGGCGGCGCCCCGATCGCGTCGTCTCGGCGCGCTCGCGGCGGCCGCGCTCTTCGTAGCGGTCTTCCCGGCGAACGTGAAGATGGCCGCCGACGCTCATCGACGCGACCGGCCGGCGCCGGCGAAGGCGGCGCTGGTGGCCCGGCTTCCACTGCAGGCTCCCCTGGTGGTGTGGGCGCTACGGGTCGCTCGGCGCTCCTGA
- the ctaD gene encoding cytochrome c oxidase subunit I gives MHAGGTLTTTAEPSTSTDAVEVLPTTIVARPFPTHESAKGSVFGMLLRTTDHKVIGRMYFVTSFVFFAIGGVMALMMRAELARPGMQFLSPEQYNQLFTMHGTIMLLFFATPLVFAFANLVLPLQIGSPDVAFPRLNAFSYWLYLFGAITACSGFFTPGGAADAGWTLYSPLNNELNSPGAGTDLWIIGLAISGLGTILGAVNMITTVITLRAPGMTMFRMPIFTWNILVTSMLVLLAFPILTAALLVLWVDRHMGALVYDPSNGGAVLYQHLFWFFGHPEVYIIALPFFGIVTEVFPVFSRKPLFGYKGLVLATLSIAALSLTVWAHHMFTTGAVLLPFFSLMTFLIAVPTGLKFFAWIGTMWRGSITYETPMLFAIGFMVTFLFGGLTGVLLASPPVDFHVADTYFVVAHFHYVLFGTIVFAAYSGAYFWFPKFTGRYLDERLGKVHFWLTFFGFHGTFLVQHWLGAEGMPRRYADYLASDGFTTLNTISTVSSFVLGLSLLPFIYNMYKSYRYGEVVTAEDPWGHGNSLEWATSCPPPRHNFVSIPRIRSERPAFEYHYPHLLDRLESEAHAGHKSHKVPVGAGTSTGTDSHTDPSNGI, from the coding sequence ATGCACGCTGGAGGCACGTTGACCACGACCGCAGAGCCGAGTACGTCGACGGACGCCGTCGAGGTACTTCCGACCACGATCGTCGCGCGTCCGTTCCCGACGCACGAGTCGGCCAAGGGCTCGGTCTTCGGCATGCTGCTGCGCACCACCGATCACAAGGTGATCGGTCGGATGTACTTCGTGACGTCCTTCGTCTTCTTCGCCATCGGCGGCGTCATGGCCCTGATGATGCGGGCCGAGCTGGCCCGTCCCGGCATGCAGTTCCTCTCTCCCGAGCAGTACAACCAGCTCTTCACGATGCACGGCACGATCATGCTGCTCTTCTTTGCCACGCCGCTGGTCTTCGCCTTCGCCAACCTGGTGCTCCCACTGCAGATCGGCTCGCCGGACGTCGCCTTCCCGCGTCTGAATGCCTTCTCGTACTGGCTGTACCTCTTCGGTGCAATCACCGCCTGCTCCGGCTTTTTCACTCCCGGCGGCGCGGCTGATGCCGGTTGGACGCTCTACTCGCCGCTCAACAACGAACTCAACTCTCCTGGCGCCGGCACCGACCTGTGGATCATCGGCCTCGCCATCTCGGGCCTCGGCACGATCCTGGGTGCGGTCAACATGATCACCACCGTGATCACGCTGCGCGCGCCGGGCATGACGATGTTCCGGATGCCGATCTTCACCTGGAACATCCTGGTGACCTCGATGTTGGTCCTTCTCGCGTTCCCGATCCTCACCGCCGCGCTGTTGGTGCTCTGGGTAGACCGCCACATGGGCGCACTCGTCTATGACCCGTCCAACGGTGGGGCCGTTCTGTACCAGCACTTGTTCTGGTTCTTCGGGCACCCCGAGGTGTACATCATCGCCCTGCCGTTCTTCGGCATCGTCACCGAAGTCTTCCCCGTCTTCAGCCGCAAGCCGCTCTTCGGCTACAAGGGTCTGGTGCTCGCGACCCTGAGCATCGCGGCGCTCTCGCTAACGGTGTGGGCTCACCACATGTTCACCACCGGCGCCGTCCTGCTGCCCTTCTTCTCGCTCATGACGTTCCTGATCGCCGTGCCGACGGGGCTGAAGTTCTTCGCATGGATCGGCACGATGTGGCGGGGCTCGATCACATACGAGACCCCGATGCTCTTCGCCATCGGATTCATGGTGACGTTCCTCTTCGGTGGTCTCACCGGAGTGCTGCTGGCCAGCCCGCCGGTCGACTTCCACGTCGCTGACACCTACTTTGTGGTGGCCCATTTCCACTACGTCCTCTTCGGCACCATCGTCTTCGCGGCATACAGCGGCGCATACTTCTGGTTCCCGAAGTTCACCGGCCGCTACCTCGACGAGCGTCTGGGCAAGGTCCACTTCTGGTTGACGTTCTTCGGCTTCCACGGCACGTTCCTGGTCCAGCACTGGCTGGGTGCGGAGGGCATGCCGCGCCGCTACGCCGACTACCTGGCCAGCGACGGTTTCACCACGCTTAACACCATCTCGACGGTGAGTTCCTTCGTTCTCGGCCTGTCGCTGCTGCCGTTCATCTACAACATGTACAAGTCCTATCGCTACGGCGAGGTTGTCACGGCCGAAGACCCGTGGGGCCACGGCAACTCCCTCGAGTGGGCCACTTCCTGCCCGCCGCCGCGGCACAACTTCGTCTCTATCCCGCGGATTCGCTCCGAGCGTCCGGCGTTTGAGTACCACTATCCGCACCTGCTCGACCGGCTCGAATCCGAAGCGCATGCCGGCCACAAGAGCCACAAGGTGCCCGTGGGCGCTGGGACGAGCACCGGTACCGACAGCCATACCGATCCTTCGAACGGCATCTGA
- the serB gene encoding phosphoserine phosphatase SerB, translated as MQPTSFLCTITGRDRPGVTAAFFGALAGHDVDVRDVEQVVIRDRLILAILFDLHGETSALRRSCSQTASALGMECELEVADERAMVALRSPRLSRSHVMVLGKPLRAGAISDVASRIAEIGGNIESITQLSNDPAPSIELVVGAPDQHQLRATLVQAADDTGLDIAVEPAGLRRRAKRLVVLDVDSTLIRDEGIDVLAAHAGVADQVADLTERAMAGELDFEQSLRARVGLLAGLPASAVAEARDSLRLTPGARTFVRTLKRLGYHVGVVSGGFTQFTDRFVAELGLDFAAANELEIVDGRVTGRLVGAIVDRAGKASALRDFAERFDVPLSQTVAVGDGANDIDMLEAAGLGIAFNAKAALRAAADTSVNQPFLDSVLFVLGISREEIEEAAAEAR; from the coding sequence ATGCAGCCAACCTCATTCCTGTGCACGATCACTGGTCGCGACCGCCCCGGCGTCACGGCCGCGTTCTTCGGCGCACTGGCCGGCCATGACGTCGACGTTCGGGACGTGGAGCAGGTCGTGATCCGCGACCGGCTCATCCTGGCCATCCTTTTCGACCTCCACGGTGAGACGAGCGCGCTACGCCGGTCCTGCTCGCAGACGGCCTCCGCGCTGGGCATGGAGTGCGAGCTCGAGGTGGCCGATGAGCGGGCCATGGTGGCGCTGCGCAGCCCGCGGCTGAGTCGCAGCCACGTCATGGTGCTCGGCAAACCGCTCCGCGCCGGGGCGATCAGCGACGTGGCATCCCGGATCGCCGAGATCGGCGGGAACATCGAGTCGATCACCCAGCTCTCCAATGACCCCGCGCCGAGCATCGAGCTCGTCGTGGGAGCGCCCGACCAGCACCAATTGCGGGCCACGCTCGTTCAGGCGGCCGATGACACCGGCCTCGACATCGCGGTGGAGCCCGCGGGCCTGCGCCGACGCGCGAAGCGACTCGTCGTGCTCGACGTGGACTCGACGCTCATCCGTGACGAGGGGATCGACGTGCTGGCCGCCCACGCCGGGGTGGCCGACCAGGTTGCCGATCTGACCGAAAGGGCGATGGCTGGTGAGCTGGACTTCGAGCAGTCGCTGCGGGCCCGAGTCGGCCTGCTGGCCGGGCTGCCGGCCAGTGCCGTGGCCGAGGCGCGGGATTCACTTCGCCTCACCCCTGGTGCCCGCACCTTCGTCCGCACCCTGAAGCGATTGGGCTATCACGTCGGAGTGGTCAGCGGTGGCTTCACGCAGTTCACCGACCGCTTCGTAGCAGAGCTCGGACTCGACTTCGCGGCCGCGAATGAGCTGGAGATTGTTGACGGACGGGTCACCGGACGCCTCGTCGGAGCGATCGTGGACCGGGCGGGGAAGGCCAGTGCACTGCGGGACTTCGCGGAGAGGTTCGATGTCCCGCTGTCTCAGACGGTGGCCGTGGGCGACGGGGCGAACGACATCGACATGCTCGAAGCGGCTGGCCTCGGGATCGCCTTCAACGCGAAGGCGGCGCTGCGGGCGGCGGCGGATACCTCGGTTAACCAGCCCTTCCTCGACTCGGTGCTCTTCGTCCTCGGCATTTCGCGCGAGGAGATCGAGGAAGCGGCGGCCGAGGCCCGCTAA
- a CDS encoding isochorismatase family protein, with protein MTSLAILVIDVQNDFCEGGSLAVAGGSAVATAISARLRSADFALAVATRDHHIDPGAHFSEHPDFVDSWPAHCVVGTGGVQLHPNLETAAIAAVFDKGEFAAAYSGFEARHDGVGLAEWLRERDITEVEVVGIATDHCVRATALDAVANGFTTTVRLDLTAGVAPATVESALEQLESAGVHLVGTPYQA; from the coding sequence ATGACGTCCTTGGCGATACTGGTGATCGACGTACAGAACGACTTCTGCGAGGGCGGCTCGCTAGCGGTGGCCGGCGGGAGTGCGGTCGCCACTGCGATCAGTGCCCGCCTGCGGTCGGCCGACTTTGCACTCGCCGTCGCGACCCGCGACCATCACATTGATCCGGGGGCGCACTTCAGCGAACACCCTGATTTTGTCGACTCATGGCCCGCTCACTGCGTGGTCGGGACTGGTGGCGTGCAACTGCACCCGAACCTGGAGACGGCGGCGATCGCGGCCGTCTTCGACAAGGGTGAGTTTGCCGCCGCCTACTCCGGTTTTGAGGCCAGACACGACGGAGTTGGCCTTGCGGAGTGGCTGAGGGAGCGAGACATCACCGAGGTCGAGGTGGTCGGTATCGCGACCGACCACTGCGTACGGGCCACCGCGCTGGATGCTGTGGCCAACGGCTTCACGACGACGGTCCGCCTCGACCTCACCGCCGGAGTCGCACCGGCGACGGTCGAGTCAGCGTTGGAGCAGCTCGAATCGGCCGGGGTGCACTTGGTCGGGACGCCCTACCAAGCCTGA
- a CDS encoding nicotinate phosphoribosyltransferase, giving the protein MSSALLTDRYELTMLAAALADGSAQRRCVFEVFTRRLPDGRRFGVVAGTQRVLQAITDFTFDAAMIAGLQESSVIDPRTAEFLSQYRFSGDVDGYPEGELYFPYSPLLTVSGTFAEAVVLETVVLSILNHDSAIAAAAARMVSAAQGRPVIEMGSRRAHEIAAVASARAAYLGGFASTSNLAAGAEFGVPTAGTAAHAFTLLHDDELAAFRSQVAALGPGTTLLVDTYDITQGITNAVAAAGTALGAVRIDSGDLGPIARQARAQLDELGNTDTRIVVSGDLDEFAIASLAALPVDAYGAGTAVVTGSGAPTAGLVYKLVSVDGRPVAKRSEHKASQGGRKTAYRSYKPTGTAVEEIVVAASSGVDPSPAAETSELQVRPLQVPLMRTGQVVDGLATLDESRAHLLSAMVTLPWDGLKLSRGEPAIATRVEVR; this is encoded by the coding sequence ATGTCGAGTGCGCTCTTAACTGACCGATACGAACTCACCATGTTGGCCGCGGCACTGGCCGACGGCTCGGCCCAGCGGCGCTGCGTCTTCGAGGTCTTCACCCGAAGGCTCCCCGACGGGCGGCGCTTCGGCGTGGTGGCCGGTACCCAGCGGGTGCTGCAGGCGATCACCGACTTCACCTTCGACGCGGCGATGATCGCCGGCCTCCAGGAGTCGTCGGTGATCGATCCGCGGACCGCCGAGTTCCTGAGCCAGTACCGCTTCAGCGGCGACGTCGACGGTTACCCCGAGGGCGAGCTCTACTTCCCTTACTCCCCGCTGTTGACGGTCAGCGGCACCTTCGCCGAGGCGGTCGTGCTGGAGACCGTGGTGCTGTCGATCCTCAACCATGACAGTGCGATCGCCGCGGCCGCCGCCCGCATGGTGAGTGCGGCCCAGGGACGTCCGGTGATCGAGATGGGGTCGCGCCGGGCCCACGAGATCGCGGCCGTCGCCTCAGCCCGAGCGGCTTACCTCGGCGGCTTCGCCTCGACCTCGAACCTGGCCGCGGGAGCTGAGTTCGGCGTCCCCACGGCCGGCACCGCGGCGCACGCCTTCACCTTGCTGCACGACGACGAACTGGCGGCCTTCCGCTCCCAGGTGGCCGCGCTCGGCCCGGGGACGACGCTGCTGGTCGACACCTACGACATCACCCAGGGCATCACCAACGCCGTGGCCGCCGCCGGAACGGCACTCGGCGCGGTGCGAATCGACTCCGGCGACCTCGGACCGATCGCCCGGCAGGCCCGCGCACAGCTGGACGAGCTCGGAAACACTGACACCCGCATCGTGGTCAGCGGCGACCTGGATGAGTTCGCGATCGCCTCGCTGGCGGCGCTGCCGGTGGATGCCTACGGCGCCGGGACGGCCGTGGTAACTGGGTCAGGCGCACCCACCGCCGGTCTCGTCTACAAGCTGGTGAGCGTCGACGGGCGGCCGGTGGCGAAGCGCTCGGAGCACAAGGCCAGCCAAGGCGGTCGAAAGACGGCGTACCGGAGCTACAAACCCACCGGAACCGCGGTCGAGGAGATCGTCGTGGCCGCATCGTCGGGGGTTGATCCCTCCCCGGCGGCGGAGACATCCGAACTGCAGGTACGCCCGCTCCAGGTGCCGCTCATGCGGACGGGCCAGGTGGTGGACGGGCTGGCGACGTTGGACGAGTCGCGAGCCCACCTGCTGTCGGCGATGGTTACCCTGCCGTGGGACGGGCTGAAACTCTCCCGGGGCGAGCCGGCGATCGCGACCCGGGTGGAGGTGCGGTGA
- the clpS gene encoding ATP-dependent Clp protease adapter ClpS — MAGTMISGSATETGTALPDLDLDAQAVSSPDRPWITIVWNDPINLMSYVTHVFMEVFGYPKSKAERLMMDVHQKGRAVVSNGTRERMELDVNTLHGYGLWATLQQDT, encoded by the coding sequence ATGGCGGGGACGATGATCAGCGGTTCGGCGACCGAGACGGGCACGGCGCTGCCGGATCTTGACCTCGATGCCCAGGCGGTGTCCAGCCCTGATCGGCCCTGGATCACGATCGTCTGGAACGACCCGATCAACTTGATGTCGTATGTGACGCACGTCTTCATGGAGGTCTTCGGCTACCCGAAGTCCAAGGCCGAGAGGCTCATGATGGACGTCCACCAGAAGGGGCGGGCCGTGGTCTCCAACGGAACCCGGGAGCGGATGGAGCTCGACGTGAACACCCTGCACGGCTACGGACTGTGGGCCACCCTGCAGCAGGACACGTGA
- a CDS encoding DUF2017 family protein → MKVSRRRGVVRLKLEPVESALLVGLLDDLAEALEELSPDDPVRRRLYPDGHRDDATIAGEFRDLTESSLHEERTLRLGQCRAEVELGVAPLELGEDEVRRWLQVTNDLRLAIGTRLGVTEESIVIDPDSPDAQAWAIYHWLSALQDALVDSVMG, encoded by the coding sequence GTGAAGGTCAGTCGGCGCCGCGGGGTCGTACGTCTGAAGCTGGAACCGGTGGAGAGCGCGCTGCTCGTCGGACTCCTGGACGACCTGGCCGAGGCACTCGAGGAACTGAGCCCGGACGACCCGGTGCGCCGTCGCCTCTACCCGGACGGCCACCGCGACGACGCCACCATCGCCGGCGAGTTCCGTGACCTCACCGAGTCGAGCCTGCACGAGGAGCGGACCCTGCGCCTAGGCCAGTGCCGGGCCGAGGTGGAGCTGGGTGTGGCCCCGCTGGAGCTCGGGGAGGACGAGGTGCGGCGGTGGCTGCAGGTCACCAACGACCTGCGCCTGGCCATCGGCACCCGGCTCGGAGTCACCGAGGAGAGCATTGTCATCGACCCCGACTCACCGGACGCGCAGGCCTGGGCGATCTACCACTGGCTCTCCGCTCTGCAGGATGCCCTCGTCGACTCGGTGATGGGCTGA
- a CDS encoding Mov34/MPN/PAD-1 family protein, whose amino-acid sequence MLTIDVATRDAIVAHARRDHPDEACGVVAGREDSDRPTRYIPMLNAARSPTFYEFDSVDLLHLYQEMAKLDEEPVIIYHSHTSTEAYPSRTDISYASEPNAHYVLVSTREELGEEVEFRSYRIVDGVVTEEPITVVESYG is encoded by the coding sequence ATGCTGACGATTGACGTCGCCACCCGCGACGCCATCGTCGCGCATGCCCGTCGCGATCACCCCGACGAAGCCTGCGGCGTGGTAGCCGGCCGCGAAGACTCCGACCGCCCCACCCGCTACATCCCGATGCTGAACGCAGCCCGTTCGCCCACGTTCTACGAGTTCGACTCGGTGGACCTGCTGCACCTCTACCAGGAGATGGCGAAGCTCGATGAGGAGCCGGTGATCATCTATCACTCGCACACCTCCACCGAGGCGTACCCGTCGCGCACCGACATCTCCTACGCCTCCGAGCCCAACGCCCACTACGTGCTCGTCTCCACCCGCGAGGAGCTCGGCGAGGAGGTCGAGTTCCGCTCCTACCGGATCGTCGACGGGGTGGTCACCGAGGAGCCGATCACGGTGGTCGAGTCCTATGGATGA
- a CDS encoding MoaD family protein, whose protein sequence is MAIEVKIPTILRTYTGGAKNVEAKGETLSALFDDLDSNYAGLKGRLITDDGSLHRFVNVYVNDEDVRFTGSLETVLKDGDAVTILPAVAGG, encoded by the coding sequence ATGGCCATTGAGGTCAAGATCCCGACCATCCTGCGCACCTACACCGGAGGCGCCAAGAACGTCGAGGCGAAGGGGGAGACGCTCTCCGCGCTCTTCGACGACCTGGACAGCAACTACGCCGGGCTCAAGGGACGGCTGATCACCGACGACGGATCGCTGCACCGTTTCGTGAACGTCTACGTCAACGACGAGGACGTCCGCTTCACCGGCTCGCTGGAGACCGTGCTGAAGGACGGCGACGCCGTCACCATTCTCCCGGCCGTCGCCGGCGGCTGA
- a CDS encoding PLP-dependent cysteine synthase family protein produces the protein MTRYDSLLDSLGNTPLVGLPHLSPRWEGEHPVRLWAKLEDRNPTGSIKDRAALAMIRAAEADGRLTPGCTILEPTSGNTGISLAMAAKLRGYGLVCVMPENTSVERRQLLEMFGARIVSSPAAGGSNEAVATAKRIAAENPDWVMLYQYGNPANAQAHYDTTGPEVLRDLPTITHFVAGLGTTGTLMGTGRFLRENVPGVQIVAAEPRYGELVYGLRNIDEGFVPELYDDSVLTTRFSVTSYDALRRTRDLIEHEGIFAGISTGAILHAALSIADRVAGTEKAADIAFVVADGGWKYLSTGAYDGSLQQAAEKLEGQLWA, from the coding sequence GTGACCCGTTACGACTCGCTTCTCGACTCGCTGGGCAACACCCCGCTGGTTGGTCTGCCACACCTCTCGCCACGCTGGGAGGGGGAGCATCCAGTGCGCCTCTGGGCCAAGCTGGAGGATCGCAACCCGACCGGATCGATCAAGGATCGGGCTGCCCTGGCGATGATCCGCGCCGCCGAGGCTGACGGCCGTTTGACGCCGGGCTGCACGATTCTGGAGCCGACGTCCGGAAATACCGGCATCTCGCTGGCGATGGCGGCGAAGCTGCGCGGATACGGGCTGGTCTGCGTGATGCCGGAGAACACCTCGGTCGAGCGTCGGCAGTTGCTGGAGATGTTCGGCGCCCGCATCGTCTCCTCGCCGGCCGCCGGTGGGTCGAACGAGGCGGTGGCCACCGCGAAGCGGATCGCCGCCGAGAATCCCGACTGGGTGATGCTCTACCAGTACGGCAACCCGGCCAATGCGCAGGCGCACTACGACACCACCGGTCCCGAGGTGCTGCGCGACCTGCCGACGATCACGCATTTCGTGGCCGGTCTCGGGACCACCGGCACCCTGATGGGCACCGGCCGCTTCCTGCGCGAGAACGTGCCGGGCGTCCAGATCGTCGCCGCCGAGCCGCGGTACGGCGAGCTCGTCTACGGGCTGCGGAACATCGATGAGGGCTTCGTGCCGGAGCTCTACGACGACTCGGTGCTCACCACCCGATTCTCGGTCACCTCCTACGACGCCCTGCGCCGCACCCGCGACCTCATCGAGCACGAGGGAATCTTCGCCGGAATCTCAACCGGTGCGATCCTGCACGCCGCGCTCTCCATCGCCGACCGGGTCGCCGGTACCGAGAAGGCGGCCGACATCGCCTTCGTCGTGGCCGACGGCGGCTGGAAGTACCTCTCCACCGGCGCCTACGACGGCTCATTGCAGCAGGCGGCTGAGAAGCTCGAGGGGCAGCTCTGGGCCTAG
- a CDS encoding rhomboid family intramembrane serine protease — protein MTFVPHRRRLLESTEDAEPMNWARALLLMGIAAGVLWVIEIVNWTLDQRLDRFGLRPRELAGLEGVVTMPFLHSGLWPLLSNTPAFIVLGWAVLISGLRVWAVSTSLIVVLGGLLTWFVAPSGLIIGVSSLVFGWLGYLLARAFFSRRLLWIIGAVVAAFMFSGLFAGLIPSVNSNSSWQAHLCGFVAGLFVGWLLHPRKQKRLPLPAKGKLRSSGPAEGTAPAPTS, from the coding sequence GTGACCTTCGTTCCGCACCGCCGGCGTCTGCTGGAGAGCACCGAGGACGCGGAGCCGATGAACTGGGCCCGCGCTCTGCTGCTGATGGGCATCGCCGCCGGCGTGCTCTGGGTCATCGAGATCGTGAACTGGACGCTCGATCAGCGACTGGATCGCTTCGGCCTTCGCCCTCGCGAACTCGCGGGGCTCGAGGGTGTCGTCACGATGCCGTTCCTGCACTCCGGCCTGTGGCCGCTGCTGTCGAACACCCCGGCCTTCATCGTCCTCGGCTGGGCCGTACTCATCTCCGGCCTGCGCGTCTGGGCGGTATCCACGAGCCTCATCGTCGTGCTCGGTGGGCTGCTGACCTGGTTCGTCGCCCCGAGCGGCCTGATCATCGGGGTCAGCTCGCTCGTCTTCGGGTGGCTGGGCTACCTGCTGGCCCGCGCCTTCTTCTCCCGCAGGCTCCTCTGGATCATCGGGGCCGTCGTCGCGGCCTTCATGTTCAGCGGCCTCTTCGCCGGCCTCATCCCGTCGGTGAACAGCAACAGTTCCTGGCAGGCCCACCTCTGCGGGTTCGTCGCCGGTCTCTTCGTCGGCTGGCTGCTTCACCCGCGCAAGCAGAAGCGACTGCCGCTGCCCGCCAAGGGCAAGCTGCGCAGCTCCGGGCCGGCCGAAGGCACTGCCCCGGCGCCGACCTCATGA